A segment of the Pseudoalteromonas piscicida genome:
TTTTTCAAACTTAACAAAGACATATCAAAGCATTACCTATTTGGAGCGTTTGACTTTATTGCTAAGCTTTGCGCTTTGTGGTTTTTGTTTATTGTTATCTGGGGTGGGCATATATGGCGTGCTTAACTATAGCTTTCAACAAAGACGCTACGAGTTTGGGATGCGAATGGCACTTGGTGCCAAAAGACACCGCTTATCTCGGTTGTTATTGTCAGATACCATCGCACCCATGCTAGTGGCGATGTTGGCTGCCATTATGGTTGTTGCGGGATTTTATATGAGTGTTTCGTCAGATTGGTTGTTGGCAAAATCTAGCTGGTTGCTTGTGGTGATTGTTACCATGTTGGCTTTTGCGTTAGCCACGGCGATTTACCCAATGAGACAGTTAATAAACTCGACACCAATGCGTGCATTAAAACATTAAAGTTTGGGCGTAAGCCCATACAAAATATGAGTAGGAAGTGATGACGCCAGTTTTAATCATCGACGACAACCCTGACGTGCGAATGTCAGCCACCATAGTGCTACAAAGTCATGGTTTTATGAGCCTTGAAGCTGCACACCCAGATGAAGCCAAAGCTTTGTTATCAGAGCAGCCTGTTGCGCTTATTTTGCTTGATATGAACTTCAATAGAGATACCACCTCAGGAAAAGAAGGACTGCAATTTCTTAGTTGGCTGAGACAAGCGCAAATAAGTGTGCCTGTGGTGGTTATTACCGCATGGGCCAAAGTTGAGCTTGCGGTCCAAGCAATGCAGCTGGGCGCATGTGACCTTATTGAAAAACCTTGGCAAAACCAGCGACTGCTGAACACTGTTAGACGCTACACCAAAAGTGCTGAAGCGCTATCGTCATCACATGAACCACACGCAGGCAATAACGCAACCACTCAGTTATTTCAGCAAGCTCAGCGCGTTGCAAAAACCAATGCCAATGTGCTTATTTTGGGAGAAAATGGCTGCGGAAAAAGTCAGTTGGCTAAATATATTCATGATACTAGCTGTCGCTCTGAGCACGCTTTTGTGAGCGTAAATATGGCCGCTATTCCAACAGAATTATTTGAAAGTGAGTTATTTGGCCATCGTAAAGGCGCATTCACCGATGCAAAAGCAAACCGCACTGGGCGGTTTGAAATGGCTGAAAATGGCACTTTGTTTTTAGATGAAATCGGCAGCTTGCCGCTGCCACTTCAGGGTAAGCTATTACGCGTGCTCGAAACGGGTGAATATGAAGTCGTGGGAGATTCTGAAACGCGCCGCAGTAACGCGCGGATTGTTTCTGCCACTAATACGGATTTGTCAGAAGCGATTAACGCAGGGCAGTTTCGTCAGGACTTACTTTATCGCTTAAATACGGTGGTGCTAAAGGTACCGCCACTCAGAGCGAGATTAGCAGAGCTGCCAAACTTAGCTGCCCATTTTTTAACGAAACACACTAGGTGCCATGGTAATGATACCGGACGGGAGCGCACGCTAACCACTGCGGCGCTAGACAAATTATTAAGTTACAGCTGGCCTGGCAATATTCGTGAGCTATCTCATGTCATTGAACGAGCGGTGATCTTAGGACTTCAGCCTGAAATAACTGCGGATGATATTGAGCTTGAGGAAGGTGTACCAGAGCAAGAGATCCCACTTTTGAGCCTTGAAGAAGCCGAAAAACGCATGATTGCAAGAGCGATCCGCCATTTCGATGGCAATGTAGTGGCCGCTGGAGAGTTTTTGGGCTTGAGTAAATCTGCAATTTATCGACGCCTAGAAAAGCATGATATTAGCCCAAAGGCAGAGCTTGATGGCTAAGCTGGCATCACTTGAGCATAAGTTATTGGTGGGCTTTGCGATACCTATAAGCACACTTACTATGCTCGCGCTTGGGATGATCTGCTATTTTGAGCTTACGCTGTTAAGTGCAATCACTTTGTTGCTCGGTGTGATGATCCCCTCTGTATTCGCACTGAGTTACGGTTATCGGGCAGTAATGCAGGTGCTTGAAAATTTGGCTGTCCAGTTGGATGGTGTAACCAACGAGGAGTTTGGTGTCTGGCAGTTAGCGCAGTACCGTAAGGGCCGGGTTGAATTGCTCAAGGCCGAGCTCAAAGAAGCTGCCAAGCGATTACAGCAAAAGCGTCAAGAATATGGTCAAAATGAAGCTTTTGTATTTAATTTTATTAGCGAACTCACCCTGCCAATTGTGGTACTTGATGGGCATCATCATGTGTATTTTGCCAATCATGCCATGAATACCGTGTATCCAGAGCAGGTGTTACATGGTGCACATGCGAAAGCACTGGCGCTTCAGTATGTGGATGAACAGTGGCAGCATACGCAGCACATCTCTCGATTTAGCATTGCGGCTCATAAACTATATCGGGGGCAGCGGGTCTATCAATTACTGGTGTTTTTCTCGGTGGAGCAAGCGCTGCGAGATAATGAAAAGCAGGTATGGCAAAAGCTACTGTCGGTGCTCAATCATGAAGTGCGAAACACCTTAACTCCGGTCTACTCAATGGCGCAATCTCTACAACAAGATGGCAATATCATTTCACCTGAGATGCAGCAAACTATGCTCGGTGTAATAGAAAGCCGTGCCGCTCATTTACAGCAATTTGTTGCAAACTACGCACAAGTAGCGCAGCTTCCACCCGTTGATATGCAAAGCATTGAGGTAGAGTTGCTGGTATCGCGCTGGCAAGCTTTATTTCCCGGTGTTGAGATAAAGGTGCTTTATATAGGTTTGGTTTATTGTGATGAAGCTCAGCTAACGCAGGCTATGATCAACCTTGTCAATAATGCCGAGCAAGCGAATCAATCTGCGGGGAATGATGGCATAACACTAACCATAGATAAACCAAAAAATTGGCGATTTACCCTAGCAGATAACGGCGCAGGTATCGCCAATCCAGATAACCTTTTTGTACCATTTTATTCCACTAAACCAAATGGCTCGGGTATCGGCTTGGTGTTGAGCCGGGAGCTTATTCGTAATCAGCAAGGGGAATTGCATTTAGCGAATTTATCGGACAATAAAGGGGCTCAAGCTGTGGTTACTTTGCTTTCGCGTTAATAATAAGTGGTGATAACTTGGTCGTTATCACCACTTAGCAGGTCTAATCGTCGAGTGTTTTTTTAATGAACAGACCCGCCATAGAGATATCAGTAGAATGTGTCATGGGCGCATTCTCAAGTCCCACAGCGCTTAACACGCCATTTTGAATGGTTAAGTCTTGGAAACTGGCGGAACGTGCGGTGCTAGTGGTTTCAACAGCAATATCGGCTAGGTTTTCAAGGTTGATTTCCCCAATAAACGCCTTGCTATGTTCAACCCAGCTATTTGTGTCCACTTGTACACCACCAGTATGGCCGTACACAAATAATGTGCCGTTGCTGATCTTTACTCCACGTAGCACATCTTCTTTATCTAAGTCATACCAATAACGCTCGGCAGCCCTTTCACCATGGTAAACTTTTACTAAACCAATATCCCATTCGCTTGAATATCTTGTTCTACCCGTTTTGCTGCGACGTGCCGATACACCAACAAATACACTGTCTTGATGTACTTGAACATCCTCCACTAACGATGAGTCAGTATCACTGATAAATTGTTCATTGAGTTGTTCACCGTCTACATTAAAGGTTTTTACAATCATGTGCATCGCACTTTGATCCGTGTTATCGGGTATCGCATGGTTGGTCGAAAATTTATGATTGTAGGCAGGAATTGCATCAGTACTAATATGTTGCACTGTGTATAAAAATCCGTTCTCAGAGAGCGCCATTTCAATTGCTTCAGAAGCACGCGAGCTGTTAGCCCAGTAACGAATATCAATCAGCTTTTGCCACTTAAGTTGGAGGTTTACGTCGTATTTCGCAATCTTTTGACCTCCGTTGTTATAACTGACGTACAAGTTGTTGTCATGGCAGGAGAATTTTACATTGTTAAAGCGCCACCATGTAATGCTAGTTTGCGTGTATGGAATTTCACTCAATGGATTGTCTGTCGGAATAATAGTGAATGGCTTTTTAAGCCAAGCACTCTTATCAGCTGGGATATCATATTTAACGTCCATTGATAACGCCTTCATTTCAGCACTTTGTAGCAAAGTACCAGAGCCATCGTAGCGTTCAAGTTGTACACTGAACCGATCAGTATCTTCACGTTTAAATCTGCCTATGACGTATTCTCCTGAGTCAAAAACACAGGCATCAACAAATCCTTCTTGCGTTTGTTCATATTGATAAGTTTGGCCATCTAGGTTCGTGATCGCATAAAAACCTTCTTTATTACCTAGTTCTTCAACACTTGATGTTTCTCCGAGCACTAATAGTTTGTTGTCTTTTAAGTTGAAGACGCGCTCCAAAGTCGTGGTGTAACCCAAGTTGCTCGAGTAAACATGATTGTTTTGGTCCAGTGCCGTGATATTGAGTTTGTTTTCTGTGGGAGAGGGTGGTGGCGTGACCGTTTTGGGCGGTGGTGCTTGGTCTTGTGAGTCAGTTGAAGAGCCACCGCAACCAGTTAGTAGGGTAATAGTTGCAACTGCAATAGTTAATCCTAAACGCATAGTAAAATCCTTTCAAAAGTGAATCAAAGAAGTAGCGGTTACAAAATATACTAACTTAGGAACAAAATAGAGTTGTAAAAGAATGTTATCGTAGCGGGATTTTTTGTTATGCCGGTTTTTGTGCGTCAATTTCATCAACTTCGCAATATTTGAATATTTATCTTTGTTTGGAATTTGTAACCTCTCCATATAAGTAGTTTTATCTTGCCATGTTATGGCAACTGAGGATTAGTTTACATGAAAGATAAAAATCAATTAGGGCTTGTGCAGCTCGCCGAGATGCCCATATTAGCGCTGTTTATTCGAACCTGTATTCCCATTTGTATCGGTTTACTCGTTGTGGGTTTATATGCCTTGGTCGACGGCTGGTTTATTAGTCGCTATGTGTCAGAGATGGCATTTGGCGCTGTGGCCATGGTTTACCCGCTGCAAGTGTTAATGATAGCGCTAACCGCTATGGTATCTGCAGGTATGGCGGCCACAATTACAAGATTAATCGGTGCAAAGCAAATGGATAAAGCCGCGGAGGTTATCGGTCATGGACTGATAATTGGCGGTATAGTTAGCGTGGTATTCTTGATACTTGGTTGGCTTTATCCACTTGAGCTTTTATCACTTTTGCAAGTGGAAGCGGTTTTTGTAAAGGATGCGCTTAGCTACTTACAGCCGTTATATCTTTGTGCCATTAGCGGAGTTTTATTGCCAATTGTGGCTGATATGTTCCGTGGTCAGGGTAAACCGCAGTTGATGATGCTGTTGTTATTAGTCTCGGCTGTGTTCAATATACTGCTTGATTATCTATTTATCGCGCAATTTGGTTTGGGGGTTGCAGGTGCGGCATATGCGACAATCGCAGCGCAATTGGGGGCTTTGGTTATTGCGCTTCAGCTCAAAAGAAAGCGTACTGACTTGCTTGCGATTAAGGTGTGTTGGAAACCTCGTGCTTGGCTACCGATCCTCGCAATCGGTATGCCTATCTTAATCACGCAATTTTGCCTTGGCGTGCAAACTGCGGTGGTTAACTGGCAGCTGTTGTCTTTTGCAAACGAAAATTGGGTAGTAGCCCACGGCATGCTGGGACGTATTATTAATTTCGCAATTCTACCCGCGATTGCAATGTTGATCGCATTTCAAACTATCGTCGGCTATAACTTAGCGGCAGGACATAGTGGGCGAGTAAGAGCGTGTACGCGTATTGCTTTTTTAGGTATGACAGGATTTGTGCTGTTATTGACGCTAGGGTTGATGGGATTGCCGAGGCTATGGCTGAGCCTGTTTACCGAGGCGAGTGAATTTCTCGAAATAGGAGAGCGCGTTTTTCGCTCAGCACTTTGGGGGATGCCGCTGTTTGGTGTGGTAATTTTAGCGTCTGGATTTTATCAAGCAAAAGGTGATGCCAAACGCGCTTGTTTTTACAGCGCCTTGAAGGTGATGTTTATTCTAGTTCCATTAATCGTTATTGCACCGCACTACTTTGGCTTAAATGGTGTATTTATGGCACTTGTAGGGGCCGATTTTATAGCGGCAGGGTTAACACTTAAACTGTGTTGGCGGCACTATCAACAAGCTAAGAGCCAATCGGGAGAGATACAGCTTGCATCAATCAACTGAGCAAAAGTTAAGCGCTGAAGAGATATATTTAGGGCGGTTACAACCTGTCATTGAATGGGTGCATAGCAATCCAGAGTCGCCGCTTTCATTACAGCAAGCGGCGAGCCTGAGCCATTTTTCTAAGTTTCATTTCCAGCGCATTTTTGCAGCTGTGATTGGTGAATCTTTGAGCCAGTACACTAATCGCGTGAGGTTGGAGCGCGCGGCCAATATGCTGTTGCTAGCCGAAGAGTACAGTGTGACAGATATTGCGCTACAGTTTGGTTTTTCTGGCAGTGCAAACTTTTCGCGAGCATTTAAAGAGCACTTTGGTGTGACTCCTTCAAGTGTGCGAAAAACAGAACAACTACGTAAGCTGGTGGCAAAAAATAACATTGAGCCGGCACTTAACACGACACAACTTACCCGGATACACGCTTTAAGAGCTGAGCGACACAGTGTTATTCAGCCGGTTAAACTACACTCTATTTCACAGCTATCCTTATGTACTTTACGCGCGTCACAAGGCTACCAATTGCAAGGAATAAGCGCCTGTTGGCAGCAGCTTGCAGCGTGGGCTAGTGCACACGGACTGGATTATAGCCAAGTACAAAAGTTTGGTTTTGGTCATGATAATCCCGTTTTTACGCCACTAGATAAAGCGCGTTACGATGGCGCAATTGTGATTAACGATGAGTTAAAATCTGCGGTGACTCGGCCATATAAACTCAATGTGCTCAGCGCGGGAATATACGCAATTTTTGATTACCGTGGAGCAATTAAAGACTTGTTGAGTTTCCAATTAGATATTTTCGCAAAGTGGCTGCCACAAAGCGGATACGAGCCAGAGGATGCGCCCTTAATAGAACATTATCCGGAAGTAATTTCACGAGAAAATGAAGGCTCGCCAAGTGAAAAGGTGATTGCGCTGGAAATTTGGTTAAAGGTCAAGCCGCTAAAATTCAAATAAAATTAAATTGTTACAATACTTTATTGGTGTTTTTTTTAAACTTCACAATTCGCCCACAAACTTTAAGCATGATCAACCGTACACCAAGCGGGAGATTAAAAAAGTGGTTGAACTAGAGTTAATTCGAGTTGATAAATACAGTGAGCAGACTTTTACACATTTGCTAGAAGCGAGTCATTATCAAAAGCAAGTGGGCTCGTTTGAACTGTGTAGCGCAACCAATATCGCCTATCTCTTTTATGCAGATGGTAAGCTGGTTGGCTTTACCGTAATTGGTATTTCAAACCGCCGAGAGTTTGAAGTCAGTGCGCTTTATATTACTCCTGCCGAGCGCAGAAAGCGTTACGCCACTGAGTTTATGGCACACATTTGGTCGGTATACAAAGGCCGTTGGAAAGTGCGTATGCAAGATAAGATTGAAAGTTCGTGCGGTTTCTGGCGCAAAACCTTGGCTGACATGACCAATCAATCGCAACCGCATGGACGAGAAAGCGAGTATGAACACGCTTTTGCAGTTTAGTACCACTCCTGCTTTTCTAGCCAAAATGCACGGCCAAAACCGCCTACATATCGAACCCTAGCCACTTCAATTCGCCATAGGTGAAAATCACCGAGCATGGCATATTGCTGAGCTTTTTCGTGCTTTATTACGAATTGTGCAATCAGGTTTTCGCTATCCACTCTTGGTAGTTTGTGTGCATGCCCAAGAATAGTAACTCGCGGATTTTCAACATCTTCAACCGCGCCATCACCAAGCACCATAAACGAAAGTGCTGGGTGTTTGGCTAAATTCTTGGTGTGCTGGGCGATATCACTAATAAAGAAGTAAAAGTGATTATCTTCAAGAAAAACATACTGAGCGATAGAAGAAAAAGGAAAGCCTTTTTGATTGTTAGAGAAGGTAGATAAAAATGCGCTCCTATGGCTTTGGCATAAGGCCTTTGCTTCGTTGATTGCGGTTTCTCTCATCTTGTTATGCTCTTAAATAATACATCTTCTAACTGTTATGATCGTTAAAACTAAAAATAAAATCAAAAACTAAGTAAGCAAAACCGCAAATTTGAAGCTACCTTTTTAAAAGGTATGTTGGTAATTTTTAGAGTATTTACTTGGTTTTTTATCTCGTTTGTAACATAGTTTGTTTACTCAAAATAGAGCAATGACATTATGCTAAGTAAACTAACAATAAAACAAAAAATTACTTTAGGCTTTAGTGCATTAGGCGTGCTGCTGTTACTTGCGTGCGTGCTTGCCTATTTAGCATTGGCGCAAATAAAGTCTGCTAATCAAAATATGGGGCAAGTCACTTTGCCTATTCAGCGCAGTGCTGACGCCTTGCAACTTGAGCAGCTTAAGCTCAGCAAATTGATTTCCCAAGCTTATACCCTCGAAAGCGAGCAAGATATTAATCGGGCTCGACAGCAATTTACCACACAGCAGCAACTGTATGTTGAGCGTCAGCAACACTTAACGTCATTGACGCAAGCCATGCCTGAATTTGTCACACCATTAAAGCAAACTCTGGCGCTGGGTGAGCAGCTCAGTCGTGCCGCAGAACAAATGTTGCAGGCCAAGGCTGATGTTGTACAAGCGCAGCAACGGATCCAATCACAATATCAAGCACTGAAACAGGATAAAGAACAGGCCAGCAATGCCATGCTGGATCTTGAGTTAATCGAGACAGACAAAACACGGCAGTTGGAAGAAATGGTCGGCACCGGCGTTCGTATTGACGACATGTTGTTTACCTTGGAAAACAACAGTCAGCGGATCAGCGGATTAACCCTCGAGCAAGTAGAGCAACATCAGCAAGGCATGCTGTTCTTGTTAGATAATATTGAAAATAACTTAACGTTTTTGAAGCGCCAAGCCTATGGCATGGATGCAGATGATTTGTTAAATCAGTTTAGTGAGGGTATGACTAAGCTCAGAGAAAAGCTGGGTGAGCCTGGTCATCTTTATGTTGCGGTACAAGAGAAACTGCGTCAGCAGCAACAAGCGGCGATGTTATACAAGCAGTCAGAGCAGCATGCGTTTGCCATTTTAACTGAGCTTGAGAAAATGCAGCAAAGCGCTAATGCGGCGTTTAATCGTTCTCAAAATAATGCTGAAACCCTTATCGAGCGAGCGCAAAATACCGCCATTTTATTGGTAATTGTCTTTATTGCTTTAGGTGCGTTTATCTCGGTTTCAACCAGCCGGGCAATGCTTGGGCCGTTGGCTGCGGTGAATAAAATGCTCAAATACCTTGCTGCTGGAGACTTTTCGAAACAAATGAGTAAGCGCAGTGATGATGAATTTGGTCAGTTAATTGATAATATCAATCAGGTTAAAGACAATCTTCGTGCTTTGCTAGAGTCAATCAATAACCAAGTTCATGAGTTAGAAGGACTATCGGAATCATCATTAAGCGAAAGTAAACAAATAGCCAATAATGCGACCGAGCAAATGCGCCGCATGGATAATGCCAATCGCTTAGCGCAAAGTATTTCAGCTAGCGCTTTGGCGGTTTCCGAGCGCTCGTCAGAAAGCCTCGCGAGCATCCATACCGCTAACCAGCATAAAACCGAGGTCAGTAAATACACGCAAGACAACAAACAACATATTCTATCGCTCAGCACACGCATGAGTGAAGCGGTAGAGAGCATGACCAAGTTGACCACGCATAGCGAGAACATCGGTAGTATCTTGGATACCATTGTATCTATCGCTGAGCAAACCAATCTGTTGGCGTTAAACGCAGCAATAGAGGCGGCTCGAGCTGGTGAGCAGGGAAGAGGGTTTGCTGTAGTTGCCGATGAGGTTAGAACGCTTGCGTCTAGGACACAAGAGTCGACCAACGAAATTAACCAAATGATCGCAGCACTGAGACAAGATACACATACCGCCTCTGAGGCCATCAATTCCGGCCAGCGTGATGTTGCCTCATGTGTTAAACAAAGTGAGGCACTAGCCAGTGCCATGGATGAAATTGCCAACGCTATTTTACAGGTTACGCAGTTAAGTGAAGAAGTGAGCCAAGCAGCTGATCACCAAGCGACGGATTGTCAGCAAATTGAGCAGGTGATGCTAGATGCGCAAAGTACCGCAAACGATAATGCTCAGGCGATGCAAAGCTTGGCGAAAGGCAGCGAGTCGCTCAGTAGCTTCTCGCATCGCCTAGCCACTCTCGTGGAGCGATTTAAATTGTGAGGCGTTCTCTAAATTAACTTTATATTTAGTCATGTTGCTTATTCTTAAAAGACATATGGATAGTATGCGCTATTGAAACTTTGGAATAACAATCTTAGTATTATCGGAAGTGTAATTTAGTTTGTTCTATTGCATAATATTGGTTAAAGAATGGGTTGTGCTTGTTAATATTTCTGTTATATTCATCCGCATTATTTGATTTGGGGTGTATATGCAGCATCGTAGTCCAGCAACAAATAGTTTCCAAACAATATTAAATGAGATTGGCTTAACGAGCGAAGTGAATCCCAACAAACGTCTGGAAGACAGTATTCCGTTCTCCATTTTTACCGATCTTGCCTTATCGCTAAAGCTTGATAAGTTTGATTTAGCGAAGGCGATGGGTATATCACCATCAAGTTTGATAGAAATCGCGCAGAATAATAAGTTTTCTCGCTCACAGAGCCAGCGTTTTTATAAGATGATAATGGTGCTTGATGAAGCTTTGACGCTTTTCGAAGGAGATTGGGATTCTGTTATCTTCTTTGTGAATAATCCAGCGATATGGCTTAACGGAAGAAAACCGCTTAGCCTATTTGTGAACAATGAAGGTGTTGCGCAGGTTTCAAGTTTAATTAAGCGTCTAGAACACGGCGTAATATAGAGTAAAACTTGGCTTGCAAATAGTGCCAATTCGCTGAATTTAATAATCTATTTTGAGGCGAGAAAACCTTGTCGATAACACCCTTTAACGCGTCCTGCAATCGCCAAGGTATCTGCATCCATGTAGGCAAGGTGGAAACTTTGCTATTTAGTTACTCTAGATAAGAAGTTTTTAACGCAGTTAGCGCTAAAACTGGTTGCTAGAAAGGCATTAATTATCCGAAGCACAGGTTACTTAGTAACGCTTTGATGGTCTGGAATAAATATAAGACATCACTGCGATCTTTATACTGCCAACTACGCAGGCCAGCCAAGCCGCTGGGGAGAGCAAAATAAGTAAAGCATAACTTGCAGCCATGCCCAGTGTTGCCATGATTTTGGCCTTAAGTGGAATAACCTTATATTGCTTCCATTGCGTTAATGAAGCGCCGAACCTTGGGTGATTTAGCAGCCACAAAGCCAGCTTAGGAGAAGCTTTTGAAAAGCACGCCAAAGCCAGAATAAAAAATACAGTGGTTGGCATGACGGGCAAAACAATACCAATAACACCGAGGGCTACAAATAGGTATCCGCATAGCAGTAGGGCTATTTTTTTATAGTTGGCTAAGGCGGCTTTAAACATCATGAATAAACGTGTGCCTGGAATGCTTGGAAACGGGTGAACGCCTGGCGAGCACCTTCAATTAGCGCCTGTTCTTGCTGTTCGCTTAGTTCAATTGAGTCTATGATTTGCACAAGCTCTCGCCAAGCGCTGCCGCGACCAGCTCCTGGACCTGCTAGATATCGAGCGCCGTGCTGCGCATCAAAATTGAGCTTGGCC
Coding sequences within it:
- a CDS encoding sigma-54-dependent transcriptional regulator, whose product is MTPVLIIDDNPDVRMSATIVLQSHGFMSLEAAHPDEAKALLSEQPVALILLDMNFNRDTTSGKEGLQFLSWLRQAQISVPVVVITAWAKVELAVQAMQLGACDLIEKPWQNQRLLNTVRRYTKSAEALSSSHEPHAGNNATTQLFQQAQRVAKTNANVLILGENGCGKSQLAKYIHDTSCRSEHAFVSVNMAAIPTELFESELFGHRKGAFTDAKANRTGRFEMAENGTLFLDEIGSLPLPLQGKLLRVLETGEYEVVGDSETRRSNARIVSATNTDLSEAINAGQFRQDLLYRLNTVVLKVPPLRARLAELPNLAAHFLTKHTRCHGNDTGRERTLTTAALDKLLSYSWPGNIRELSHVIERAVILGLQPEITADDIELEEGVPEQEIPLLSLEEAEKRMIARAIRHFDGNVVAAGEFLGLSKSAIYRRLEKHDISPKAELDG
- a CDS encoding sensor histidine kinase; protein product: MAKLASLEHKLLVGFAIPISTLTMLALGMICYFELTLLSAITLLLGVMIPSVFALSYGYRAVMQVLENLAVQLDGVTNEEFGVWQLAQYRKGRVELLKAELKEAAKRLQQKRQEYGQNEAFVFNFISELTLPIVVLDGHHHVYFANHAMNTVYPEQVLHGAHAKALALQYVDEQWQHTQHISRFSIAAHKLYRGQRVYQLLVFFSVEQALRDNEKQVWQKLLSVLNHEVRNTLTPVYSMAQSLQQDGNIISPEMQQTMLGVIESRAAHLQQFVANYAQVAQLPPVDMQSIEVELLVSRWQALFPGVEIKVLYIGLVYCDEAQLTQAMINLVNNAEQANQSAGNDGITLTIDKPKNWRFTLADNGAGIANPDNLFVPFYSTKPNGSGIGLVLSRELIRNQQGELHLANLSDNKGAQAVVTLLSR
- a CDS encoding MATE family efflux transporter, with the protein product MKDKNQLGLVQLAEMPILALFIRTCIPICIGLLVVGLYALVDGWFISRYVSEMAFGAVAMVYPLQVLMIALTAMVSAGMAATITRLIGAKQMDKAAEVIGHGLIIGGIVSVVFLILGWLYPLELLSLLQVEAVFVKDALSYLQPLYLCAISGVLLPIVADMFRGQGKPQLMMLLLLVSAVFNILLDYLFIAQFGLGVAGAAYATIAAQLGALVIALQLKRKRTDLLAIKVCWKPRAWLPILAIGMPILITQFCLGVQTAVVNWQLLSFANENWVVAHGMLGRIINFAILPAIAMLIAFQTIVGYNLAAGHSGRVRACTRIAFLGMTGFVLLLTLGLMGLPRLWLSLFTEASEFLEIGERVFRSALWGMPLFGVVILASGFYQAKGDAKRACFYSALKVMFILVPLIVIAPHYFGLNGVFMALVGADFIAAGLTLKLCWRHYQQAKSQSGEIQLASIN
- a CDS encoding AraC family transcriptional regulator, yielding MHQSTEQKLSAEEIYLGRLQPVIEWVHSNPESPLSLQQAASLSHFSKFHFQRIFAAVIGESLSQYTNRVRLERAANMLLLAEEYSVTDIALQFGFSGSANFSRAFKEHFGVTPSSVRKTEQLRKLVAKNNIEPALNTTQLTRIHALRAERHSVIQPVKLHSISQLSLCTLRASQGYQLQGISACWQQLAAWASAHGLDYSQVQKFGFGHDNPVFTPLDKARYDGAIVINDELKSAVTRPYKLNVLSAGIYAIFDYRGAIKDLLSFQLDIFAKWLPQSGYEPEDAPLIEHYPEVISRENEGSPSEKVIALEIWLKVKPLKFK
- a CDS encoding GNAT family N-acetyltransferase, translating into MVELELIRVDKYSEQTFTHLLEASHYQKQVGSFELCSATNIAYLFYADGKLVGFTVIGISNRREFEVSALYITPAERRKRYATEFMAHIWSVYKGRWKVRMQDKIESSCGFWRKTLADMTNQSQPHGRESEYEHAFAV
- a CDS encoding HugZ family pyridoxamine 5'-phosphate oxidase, producing the protein MRETAINEAKALCQSHRSAFLSTFSNNQKGFPFSSIAQYVFLEDNHFYFFISDIAQHTKNLAKHPALSFMVLGDGAVEDVENPRVTILGHAHKLPRVDSENLIAQFVIKHEKAQQYAMLGDFHLWRIEVARVRYVGGFGRAFWLEKQEWY
- a CDS encoding methyl-accepting chemotaxis protein, translating into MLSKLTIKQKITLGFSALGVLLLLACVLAYLALAQIKSANQNMGQVTLPIQRSADALQLEQLKLSKLISQAYTLESEQDINRARQQFTTQQQLYVERQQHLTSLTQAMPEFVTPLKQTLALGEQLSRAAEQMLQAKADVVQAQQRIQSQYQALKQDKEQASNAMLDLELIETDKTRQLEEMVGTGVRIDDMLFTLENNSQRISGLTLEQVEQHQQGMLFLLDNIENNLTFLKRQAYGMDADDLLNQFSEGMTKLREKLGEPGHLYVAVQEKLRQQQQAAMLYKQSEQHAFAILTELEKMQQSANAAFNRSQNNAETLIERAQNTAILLVIVFIALGAFISVSTSRAMLGPLAAVNKMLKYLAAGDFSKQMSKRSDDEFGQLIDNINQVKDNLRALLESINNQVHELEGLSESSLSESKQIANNATEQMRRMDNANRLAQSISASALAVSERSSESLASIHTANQHKTEVSKYTQDNKQHILSLSTRMSEAVESMTKLTTHSENIGSILDTIVSIAEQTNLLALNAAIEAARAGEQGRGFAVVADEVRTLASRTQESTNEINQMIAALRQDTHTASEAINSGQRDVASCVKQSEALASAMDEIANAILQVTQLSEEVSQAADHQATDCQQIEQVMLDAQSTANDNAQAMQSLAKGSESLSSFSHRLATLVERFKL
- a CDS encoding antitoxin Xre/MbcA/ParS toxin-binding domain-containing protein; the protein is MQHRSPATNSFQTILNEIGLTSEVNPNKRLEDSIPFSIFTDLALSLKLDKFDLAKAMGISPSSLIEIAQNNKFSRSQSQRFYKMIMVLDEALTLFEGDWDSVIFFVNNPAIWLNGRKPLSLFVNNEGVAQVSSLIKRLEHGVI
- a CDS encoding YbaN family protein, giving the protein MMFKAALANYKKIALLLCGYLFVALGVIGIVLPVMPTTVFFILALACFSKASPKLALWLLNHPRFGASLTQWKQYKVIPLKAKIMATLGMAASYALLILLSPAAWLACVVGSIKIAVMSYIYSRPSKRY